A region of the Camelina sativa cultivar DH55 unplaced genomic scaffold, Cs unpScaffold02433, whole genome shotgun sequence genome:
agatttttattttccatctaTGTTTTATTGACATTAACGGTTTTATTATTTTCACGGAAAATATTCCATTTTCAGCTATCTTTATTATTGTAATCTCTAAGCCATTAGATTAAGAGAAAGttgtattaatttttctaatgcgtggtataaaataaaaaatcttggaTACGTATGATCATAATTAATTCATACTGAATATAATATACTAGTTGATTAACGTTAAACTATAATATCGAAAATAcattatgatattattgtatagacataaatatataatctaagaTTAATTACTGATCAgattaaattaagtaaaattaacCATAGAACCCGGTTTGGCTCCATACGGCGTCTCTGACCCGTCTCATGTCTCGTCCCTTTAACGTTCTCCCCACGCCCAAAATCACAGATGAACCACCGTCACCATTACGACTACGCGCAGCCACGTATTCATGAGGTGGCACCATCCCACTTTCCCAGTCATCATCCGCCACGTCAGCATCATCATTATTCTTATGATGCATTGATCCGACGACGGACTCCGGCTTTAGGATCTTGCTCCAGTCAGGCACTTTCACCGGAGCAGAAGTCGCCGCGTGTCTCTTTCTCCGTCCACTCGCACGACCTACTCCGTTGTGTCTCC
Encoded here:
- the LOC104774334 gene encoding uncharacterized protein LOC104774334; the protein is MGKGRGLTVSRSERFLGSPHQSGDRVVDVETAVELELMEEDVWSVLEPDQPTEESDWTARSLEAGGGERRHNGVGRASGRRKRHAATSAPVKVPDWSKILKPESVVGSMHHKNNDDADVADDDWESGMVPPHEYVAARSRNGDGGSSVILGVGRTLKGRDMRRVRDAVWSQTGFYG